The following proteins are encoded in a genomic region of Parabacteroides pacaensis:
- a CDS encoding glycoside hydrolase family 38 N-terminal domain-containing protein, whose translation MKIRIILLLGWILATLPVLALKEVNAPPGIETRVLPAVYKSSGGFTQKVQVTITYSGTPALFTVSLGKEEQKQTLQNGKNFLVFEVPEVSSSTDFPLTLTNGKEQFTQTVAVAPVRHWQMNLVQHTHTDIGYTRSQTEILAEHLRYIDYALDYCDATDQYPENTQFRWTCEISWAVSEYLKCRPAEQIARLKKRVKEGRIELAGMYLNFDELPDEQTLAASLYPLKQFREAGMKAEVAIQDDVNGIGWCFSEFFADAGVKYVNMGTHGHRALICFDKPTVFWWESPSGKKILTYRAEHYNQGNFFGIHTDNFGEFENRVLNYLADMEAKNYPYDIVAAQHSGYFTDNSPPSTKSCEMVKKWNEKYEWPKLRTAVASEFFKEVETKYADKIQTIRGAWPDWWTDGFGSGAREAAISRMTHSDIIADQAGLSLARMLGATLPKDINQQIDEINKSLLFYDEHTFGFSESVRNAYGRETWEQRSLKQSYAWEAYRRCGLLGEVTMGLLQTFGPKVNTPSVLVFNTLNWNYSGLATVYIDHQILPRDKDFEILDAQGNSIPAQAGESRSDGTYWSLYVKDVPALGYAQYAIQVKDTPRKPFETASRLASSHVENTWYAVDFNMGRGTIGRLLDKELNKQLVTSGAQWELGEFIYEIIDSRHPMEQYRAPQFFRRKPERIWFERMEKGPIWDTYRFRGETVAGREPNNLMVEYRVFNVTKKIEVVYRLRKKAVTDPEAVYISFPFEVENGKIHLDVPGGTIEAGVDQIPGSVNDWYTVQNFASARNKDFQVVMGSQEIPLMQFGAINTGRYQAGAVPQSTNMYSWPMNNYWVTNFNADQMGELQWSYFITSNKDNSTDYATKFAWENRIPFLTRILPASPEPDKLLSPASIFKIVPDNLLLVNMKPVPGEKAVLLQLREIGGKPAKFEVKSDKVKFTKITVCDVVGMPLPKKTSPEFAPWENKFIKLSW comes from the coding sequence ATGAAAATACGTATTATTCTATTATTAGGATGGATATTGGCAACTTTGCCGGTATTGGCCCTAAAAGAAGTGAATGCTCCTCCGGGAATTGAAACCCGCGTACTACCTGCTGTTTATAAATCGTCTGGGGGATTCACTCAAAAAGTTCAGGTAACCATTACTTATTCGGGTACCCCTGCTCTTTTTACGGTTAGCTTAGGAAAAGAAGAACAAAAACAAACCTTGCAAAACGGAAAGAATTTCCTCGTCTTTGAAGTACCCGAAGTGAGTTCTTCTACTGATTTTCCTCTTACCCTTACCAATGGGAAAGAACAATTTACTCAAACGGTAGCAGTTGCTCCTGTCCGTCACTGGCAAATGAACTTGGTACAACATACCCATACGGACATCGGTTATACCCGTTCCCAGACAGAAATATTGGCTGAACATCTCCGGTATATCGATTATGCTTTGGATTATTGTGATGCTACCGACCAATATCCGGAGAATACCCAGTTCCGGTGGACTTGTGAAATTTCCTGGGCAGTAAGCGAATATTTAAAGTGTCGTCCGGCTGAACAAATCGCACGTTTGAAAAAACGGGTGAAAGAAGGTCGGATAGAATTAGCCGGCATGTATCTTAATTTTGACGAGCTTCCGGACGAACAAACACTGGCTGCTTCCCTTTATCCTTTAAAACAGTTCAGAGAAGCAGGCATGAAAGCCGAAGTGGCTATTCAGGATGATGTAAACGGAATAGGCTGGTGTTTTAGCGAATTTTTTGCGGATGCCGGAGTAAAATATGTGAATATGGGAACACACGGGCACCGGGCATTGATCTGTTTCGATAAGCCTACGGTATTTTGGTGGGAGTCCCCTTCCGGAAAGAAGATTCTTACTTACCGTGCCGAACATTATAATCAGGGAAATTTCTTTGGGATCCATACGGATAATTTCGGTGAATTCGAGAATCGGGTATTGAATTACTTGGCCGACATGGAAGCAAAGAATTATCCGTATGATATTGTAGCTGCTCAACATTCCGGTTATTTTACCGATAATTCGCCTCCCTCTACTAAAAGCTGTGAAATGGTGAAAAAGTGGAATGAGAAATATGAGTGGCCTAAACTCCGGACGGCAGTAGCCAGCGAGTTTTTTAAAGAAGTAGAAACAAAATATGCAGATAAGATTCAGACTATCCGGGGGGCATGGCCCGACTGGTGGACTGACGGTTTTGGTTCGGGAGCCAGGGAAGCAGCAATTTCCCGTATGACTCATTCGGATATTATTGCCGATCAGGCGGGGCTTTCGTTAGCTCGTATGCTGGGAGCGACTTTGCCGAAAGATATTAATCAACAAATCGATGAAATAAACAAGTCTTTATTATTCTATGATGAACATACTTTCGGTTTTAGTGAAAGTGTACGTAATGCCTATGGACGTGAAACGTGGGAACAGCGTTCCTTGAAACAATCGTATGCATGGGAGGCTTACCGTCGCTGCGGGTTGTTGGGGGAAGTAACTATGGGATTGTTGCAGACTTTCGGTCCGAAAGTGAATACCCCTTCTGTGTTGGTGTTTAACACGTTAAACTGGAATTACAGCGGATTGGCTACAGTATATATAGATCATCAGATTTTACCGAGAGATAAGGATTTTGAGATTCTGGATGCACAGGGAAACAGTATTCCTGCCCAAGCCGGTGAAAGTCGGTCGGATGGGACGTATTGGTCGTTGTATGTGAAAGATGTTCCCGCCTTAGGATATGCTCAGTATGCAATTCAGGTGAAAGACACACCTCGTAAGCCTTTTGAAACAGCTTCCCGGTTAGCTTCTTCACATGTAGAAAATACGTGGTATGCCGTTGATTTTAATATGGGACGCGGAACGATCGGACGCTTATTGGATAAAGAACTGAATAAGCAATTGGTAACTTCAGGGGCTCAATGGGAATTGGGAGAGTTTATCTATGAAATTATAGATAGTCGTCATCCCATGGAGCAATACCGTGCGCCTCAGTTTTTCCGTCGCAAGCCGGAAAGGATTTGGTTTGAAAGAATGGAAAAAGGTCCTATTTGGGATACTTATCGTTTCCGGGGAGAGACGGTGGCGGGACGTGAGCCGAATAACCTCATGGTAGAATATCGCGTTTTTAACGTCACAAAAAAGATTGAAGTGGTGTACCGTTTAAGGAAGAAAGCGGTAACAGACCCGGAAGCAGTATATATATCTTTCCCGTTTGAAGTAGAGAACGGTAAGATTCATCTGGACGTTCCCGGCGGGACGATTGAGGCGGGAGTAGACCAAATACCGGGATCGGTAAACGACTGGTATACCGTACAGAATTTTGCTTCGGCACGGAATAAGGATTTTCAGGTAGTAATGGGTAGCCAGGAAATACCTTTGATGCAATTTGGTGCGATCAACACAGGACGTTATCAAGCCGGTGCAGTACCCCAATCGACAAATATGTATTCCTGGCCGATGAATAATTACTGGGTTACTAATTTTAATGCCGATCAAATGGGTGAATTGCAGTGGAGTTATTTTATTACTTCGAATAAAGATAATTCTACGGATTATGCTACCAAGTTTGCTTGGGAAAACCGTATTCCGTTTTTAACCCGTATCTTACCTGCCAGTCCGGAACCAGATAAATTATTGTCTCCTGCTTCTATTTTTAAAATAGTTCCGGACAATTTGTTGCTTGTAAACATGAAGCCTGTTCCGGGGGAAAAAGCTGTTTTGCTGCAATTACGTGAAATCGGCGGGAAACCGGCAAAGTTCGAGGTAAAGTCAGACAAGGTAAAATTTACCAAAATAACGGTTTGTGATGTGGTAGGTATGCCTTTACCCAAGAAAACTTCTCCTGAATTTGCTCCTTGGGAAAACAAATTTATAAAGTTGTCCTGGTAA
- a CDS encoding ROK family protein gives MNNTDHRIIMTLDAGGTNLVFSAMRNGEEIVAPVSIPSEPFNLPACLDKLVEGFTQIRKALPEQPAAISFAFPGPADYPAGIIGDLPNFPAFRGGVALGPLLEDTFGIPVFINNDGNLFAYGEAFGGALPEINRRLKLAESPKQYKNLIGVTLGTGFGAGVVINGTLLTGDNAAGGDVWCFRNKKYPQYIVEESVSIRAVKRVYMEYSGEVSELTPKDIFDIAEGRSPGNQKAALAAFAALGEMAGDALAYAATLIDGMIVIGGGLAGASRYILPSLIKELNSTTGMMDGSTFNRLQMKAFNLEDEQEFTAFVQGEVIEIPVPGTKRMVKYDSVKRIGVIVSHLGTNRAIALGAYWYAINQLDKDLNKE, from the coding sequence ATGAATAACACGGATCATCGTATAATCATGACTTTGGATGCCGGGGGTACTAATTTAGTGTTTTCCGCCATGCGCAATGGGGAAGAAATTGTGGCTCCTGTAAGTATTCCTTCCGAGCCGTTTAATTTGCCGGCTTGCCTTGATAAATTAGTAGAGGGTTTTACACAAATACGGAAAGCTTTACCGGAGCAACCGGCAGCTATCAGTTTTGCTTTTCCCGGCCCGGCAGATTATCCGGCAGGCATTATAGGTGATTTACCTAATTTCCCTGCCTTTAGAGGAGGAGTCGCCTTAGGGCCGTTGCTGGAAGATACCTTCGGAATACCTGTATTTATTAACAATGACGGAAACCTTTTTGCTTACGGAGAAGCCTTTGGCGGAGCTTTGCCGGAAATAAACCGTCGCCTGAAACTGGCAGAAAGCCCGAAACAATATAAGAACCTGATAGGGGTAACTTTGGGAACAGGGTTTGGTGCCGGTGTAGTAATTAACGGAACATTGTTAACGGGGGATAATGCTGCAGGGGGAGACGTATGGTGTTTTCGAAATAAAAAATATCCCCAATATATTGTAGAAGAAAGTGTGAGTATCCGGGCAGTTAAACGGGTATACATGGAATATTCCGGAGAGGTGTCCGAACTTACTCCGAAAGATATCTTTGATATTGCCGAAGGCCGGTCGCCCGGCAATCAGAAGGCTGCTCTTGCCGCTTTTGCCGCTTTAGGTGAAATGGCAGGTGATGCGCTTGCTTATGCGGCTACCTTGATAGATGGCATGATTGTGATCGGGGGTGGACTGGCCGGAGCTTCCCGGTATATTCTTCCGTCTTTGATCAAGGAATTGAATAGTACCACTGGTATGATGGATGGAAGTACTTTTAACCGGTTACAGATGAAAGCTTTTAATTTGGAAGACGAGCAGGAATTTACCGCTTTTGTACAAGGAGAAGTGATAGAAATCCCGGTTCCCGGAACAAAACGGATGGTTAAATACGATTCTGTGAAACGAATTGGTGTGATTGTAAGTCATTTAGGTACTAACCGTGCTATTGCTTTAGGTGCTTATTGGTATGCTATAAATCAGCTTGATAAAGACTTAAATAAAGAATAA
- a CDS encoding glycoside hydrolase family 130 protein, with protein sequence MKKNRMIAGTYLLLSLAFLGCNVKKEAESQKAKATWYLDGFVRPAGKNPVISPLASTKFYCPMRGDSVAWEESDTFNPAATVYNGEIVVLYRAEDNSAKGIGSRTSRLGYASSKDGVTFTRKAVPVFYPSKDDQAEHECPGGTEDPRVAMTEDGTYVLLYTQWNRKIPRLAVATSKDLVHWTKHGPAFEEAYDGKFYNMASKSASIVTRIQDGKQVIAKVNGKYFMYWGEHHVYAATSDNLTEWEPVLDEKGELLKLFSPRKGYFDSALTECGPPAILTENGILLLYNGKNRSGDAGDQAYPANSYCAGQALFDLKNPTKMIKRLDKPFLQPTDDFEKSGQYPAGTVFIEGLVYYQDKWFLYYGCADSFVAVAVSPNVLATDLE encoded by the coding sequence ATGAAAAAGAATCGTATGATTGCAGGGACCTATCTCTTGTTGTCCCTGGCATTTTTGGGATGCAATGTAAAAAAAGAAGCTGAGAGCCAAAAAGCTAAGGCTACGTGGTATCTGGACGGTTTTGTCCGCCCGGCAGGTAAGAACCCGGTAATTTCTCCTTTGGCAAGTACGAAGTTTTATTGTCCGATGCGTGGCGATTCGGTAGCGTGGGAAGAGAGTGATACGTTCAATCCCGCTGCTACGGTTTATAACGGCGAAATAGTGGTGCTGTACCGGGCGGAAGATAATTCTGCGAAAGGCATCGGTTCACGTACTTCCCGGTTGGGCTACGCCAGTTCGAAAGACGGAGTAACTTTTACGCGGAAGGCTGTCCCTGTATTTTATCCCTCAAAGGACGATCAGGCGGAACATGAGTGCCCCGGCGGAACGGAAGACCCTCGTGTGGCTATGACGGAAGACGGTACGTATGTGCTATTATATACGCAGTGGAACCGAAAGATTCCCCGGCTGGCTGTAGCTACTTCGAAGGATTTGGTTCATTGGACGAAGCATGGACCCGCTTTTGAAGAAGCTTACGATGGAAAGTTTTATAATATGGCTAGTAAGTCGGCTTCTATTGTTACCCGTATTCAAGATGGGAAACAAGTGATTGCCAAAGTAAACGGCAAATATTTTATGTATTGGGGCGAACACCATGTATATGCGGCTACATCGGATAACTTGACGGAGTGGGAACCGGTTCTGGACGAAAAGGGGGAACTCCTGAAATTGTTTTCTCCCCGGAAAGGCTATTTTGACAGTGCTTTGACTGAATGCGGTCCGCCGGCTATCCTAACGGAGAATGGCATTCTTTTATTATATAATGGAAAAAACAGGAGTGGAGATGCCGGAGATCAGGCATATCCTGCTAATTCGTATTGTGCCGGACAGGCTTTGTTTGATTTGAAGAATCCTACCAAGATGATCAAACGTCTGGATAAGCCGTTCTTACAACCTACGGATGATTTTGAGAAGAGTGGTCAGTATCCGGCCGGAACGGTGTTTATCGAAGGATTGGTGTATTATCAGGATAAATGGTTCCTTTATTACGGATGCGCGGATTCGTTTGTGGCAGTAGCCGTATCACCGAATGTTCTCGCTACTGATCTTGAGTAG
- a CDS encoding GH92 family glycosyl hydrolase produces MKRLYRISLLLLFVVLTDVSLVVSEKTVKPEELSQYVEPRIGTAHCRWFHFTPGALPFGMAKPGPSTNGHVGNRSGWEATGYDYRESSIEGFPCFHEFQVGGIVVMPTVGTLKTIPGPVDDTTGIGYRSRFERKDEIATAGYYSVVLKDYDVKAELTATPRVAFQRFTFPAGNESHILFDIGNRQGESGAVVDAEVILTEQGQIEGWVTTKPEYVKKYQPDATVTMYFSAVLDKKPYQWGTFKGKDAFAGESRIQGKGAGLYLTFQTRKGEAVTTKIGLSYTSVANARLNLQKEAASLNFEKAKIAAHEQWEEYLGRIRVETPVREDKVKFYTGLYHAILGRGLASDVNGAYPRNDGSVGQIPMKKGKPVHNLYNTDAAWGAQWNLSQVWALAYPEYYSDYISSHLLVYKDAGWLADGLACSRYVSGVGTNLLSTIIAGAYQCGIRDFNQEEAYEACIKNELDGENRPLGAGKVDTRYFLEYGYVPHQEEGNGPQEAFMFSASHTLEYAYSAWAVAQWAKQLGKTDDYTRLMHLSKGWERIYDSSTNFVCPKKKDGTFIDNFNPMQVWRGFQEGNAWQYTFYVPHDVEGLVAKVGANVFNQRLDSIFTVSQKLIFSGGKEVGAFAGLQTLYNQGNQPCLHISWLFNESGRPSLTQKWVRAILDEFYGTDGIHGYGYGQDEDQGQLGAWYVISSLGLFDVKGLTSIEPSFALGSPLFDKITIRLNKKYYKGKKFEIKTMNGGKKNKYVEKYKLNGKEIHTLRLPFKTISAGGCLEVEMSNRPKDTY; encoded by the coding sequence ATGAAACGACTATACCGGATTTCTCTCTTATTGCTTTTTGTAGTGCTAACCGATGTATCGTTGGTAGTATCGGAAAAAACTGTTAAGCCGGAAGAGCTTTCGCAATATGTAGAGCCACGAATCGGAACAGCCCATTGCCGTTGGTTCCATTTTACACCCGGAGCACTTCCTTTCGGTATGGCAAAACCCGGACCTTCTACAAACGGACATGTAGGGAACAGATCCGGATGGGAAGCTACCGGCTACGATTATCGGGAGAGTTCTATTGAAGGTTTTCCTTGCTTTCATGAGTTTCAGGTAGGGGGTATTGTGGTAATGCCTACAGTCGGAACATTAAAAACGATTCCCGGGCCGGTAGATGATACAACTGGTATAGGGTATCGTTCCCGGTTTGAACGAAAAGACGAAATCGCTACGGCAGGTTATTACTCGGTGGTATTAAAAGACTATGATGTAAAAGCGGAACTTACCGCTACTCCGCGAGTGGCTTTTCAACGTTTTACTTTCCCTGCCGGGAATGAAAGCCATATATTGTTTGATATCGGGAATCGCCAGGGGGAAAGCGGGGCAGTAGTCGATGCCGAAGTTATTTTAACAGAACAAGGACAAATAGAAGGTTGGGTAACTACTAAGCCGGAATATGTAAAAAAATACCAACCGGACGCTACGGTGACAATGTATTTTTCTGCTGTGTTGGATAAAAAACCTTATCAATGGGGTACTTTTAAAGGAAAAGATGCCTTTGCAGGCGAAAGCCGGATTCAAGGAAAAGGAGCAGGATTATATCTTACATTCCAGACAAGGAAAGGAGAAGCTGTTACCACTAAAATTGGACTTTCCTATACTTCTGTTGCGAATGCCCGCCTTAATTTGCAAAAAGAAGCGGCGTCTCTTAATTTCGAAAAAGCTAAGATTGCAGCACACGAACAGTGGGAAGAGTATTTAGGTCGCATCCGGGTGGAAACCCCTGTCCGGGAAGATAAAGTGAAGTTTTATACAGGGTTATATCATGCTATTTTAGGACGTGGATTAGCCAGCGACGTAAACGGTGCGTATCCTCGTAACGATGGTTCTGTCGGGCAAATTCCCATGAAAAAGGGAAAACCGGTTCATAATCTTTATAATACGGATGCTGCCTGGGGAGCACAATGGAATTTGTCGCAAGTTTGGGCCTTGGCTTATCCTGAATATTATTCCGATTACATCAGCAGCCATTTATTAGTGTATAAGGATGCCGGATGGTTGGCCGATGGCTTGGCGTGTAGTAGGTATGTATCCGGAGTGGGGACTAATTTGCTAAGTACGATTATTGCCGGTGCTTATCAGTGCGGTATTCGCGACTTTAATCAGGAAGAGGCTTATGAGGCATGTATTAAAAACGAATTGGACGGAGAAAACCGTCCCCTAGGAGCAGGTAAAGTAGATACCCGCTATTTTTTGGAGTATGGGTATGTCCCTCATCAAGAGGAAGGTAACGGGCCGCAAGAAGCTTTTATGTTTTCTGCTTCCCATACGCTTGAATATGCTTATAGTGCTTGGGCTGTTGCGCAATGGGCAAAACAATTAGGTAAAACGGATGATTATACTCGTTTAATGCATCTTTCGAAGGGCTGGGAACGAATTTATGATTCCTCTACCAATTTTGTATGTCCGAAGAAAAAAGATGGAACCTTTATAGATAATTTCAATCCGATGCAAGTTTGGCGCGGATTTCAGGAAGGAAATGCGTGGCAGTATACTTTTTATGTTCCTCACGATGTAGAGGGTCTGGTGGCAAAGGTCGGTGCGAATGTTTTTAATCAACGGTTGGATAGTATTTTTACCGTATCCCAAAAACTGATTTTTAGCGGCGGAAAGGAAGTAGGGGCATTTGCCGGACTGCAAACTTTATATAATCAGGGCAACCAACCTTGTTTGCATATTTCCTGGTTGTTTAATGAATCCGGTCGACCTTCTTTAACACAAAAATGGGTACGCGCTATTCTGGACGAGTTCTACGGCACGGACGGAATTCACGGTTATGGTTACGGGCAGGATGAAGACCAGGGACAATTGGGTGCTTGGTATGTGATTTCTTCTTTAGGATTATTTGATGTAAAAGGGTTAACCTCCATTGAACCTTCATTTGCCTTAGGCAGCCCGCTGTTTGATAAAATAACGATCCGGCTGAATAAGAAGTATTATAAAGGGAAAAAATTTGAGATTAAAACAATGAATGGAGGAAAGAAAAATAAATATGTAGAAAAATATAAACTTAATGGAAAAGAAATCCATACGCTTCGTCTTCCTTTTAAAACGATAAGTGCCGGCGGTTGTTTGGAAGTAGAAATGAGTAATCGGCCGAAAGATACCTATTAA
- a CDS encoding AraC family transcriptional regulator, protein MIKIKEGFKGERFISLPEELLSTYSAEPLIGNLYVRKIGFFPKVKFHYVQKNEGCNYSMLIYCTDGKGWYSIGGKTYTLAKNQYIILPPDTPYSFGANDNNPWTIYWLHFRGKLSRNFLHSRPDPISILPGDDSRLQDRIQLFEEIYSCFSMGYIKEYMVYSSLCLYMFLASFIYIDQYRHLALPEHTEISFSARVIRYMQENIGQNISLEQLATYFKYSPSHFSMLFQKETNVSPIHYFIQLKIQKACQYIELTNLKLNEIATKLGFEEPAYFSRIFTKIMGISPSLYRKREMGHTP, encoded by the coding sequence ATGATAAAAATCAAAGAAGGATTTAAAGGAGAACGATTTATTTCTTTACCCGAAGAATTACTCTCCACCTATAGTGCAGAACCCCTTATCGGAAATTTGTATGTCCGCAAAATCGGCTTTTTCCCCAAAGTAAAATTTCATTATGTACAAAAAAATGAAGGATGTAATTATTCCATGTTAATTTATTGTACGGATGGAAAAGGGTGGTATTCCATCGGGGGGAAAACATACACGCTAGCAAAAAACCAGTACATTATTTTACCGCCGGATACCCCTTACTCATTCGGAGCCAATGATAATAATCCATGGACTATTTACTGGTTACACTTTCGGGGAAAACTAAGCCGTAACTTTCTTCACTCTCGTCCGGACCCTATCTCTATTCTTCCGGGAGACGATTCCCGGCTGCAAGATAGAATACAGTTGTTCGAAGAAATATATAGTTGTTTTTCCATGGGCTACATAAAAGAATACATGGTTTATTCTTCTCTATGCTTATATATGTTCCTGGCTTCTTTTATTTATATAGACCAATACAGGCATTTGGCACTTCCCGAACATACGGAAATTTCTTTTTCGGCCCGGGTAATCCGATATATGCAAGAAAATATCGGACAAAATATTTCATTGGAACAGTTGGCTACTTATTTCAAATATTCACCGTCACACTTTTCCATGTTATTCCAGAAAGAAACCAATGTTTCGCCCATTCATTACTTTATTCAATTAAAAATTCAGAAAGCTTGCCAATATATAGAACTTACTAATTTAAAACTGAATGAAATAGCTACCAAATTAGGATTCGAAGAGCCGGCTTATTTCTCTCGAATCTTTACTAAAATCATGGGAATTTCCCCTTCTTTATATAGGAAGAGGGAAATGGGGCATACTCCTTAA
- a CDS encoding class I mannose-6-phosphate isomerase, whose translation MRKSNYDKSPAIPIEGHLWKGWEKVLAQIKETCNFADKKQRHIVVIECYHGVHHPELRNYFSSLNPSLWIDTCALFKSAAEIERMTYPFLTEDRLFGRRAFFTYSDYFNQDKVKECRRQLASCSGLTIIYGHGAAEIADTYDTLIYVNMARWEIQQRFRRKEINGIGVENKEEAPSYHYKRGYFVDWNMCDALKKRLIPVADYLLDTHIPGQPKLITGETWRAALEKAAHSPFRLVPFFDPAPWGGQWMKEICDLDPNESNFGWCFDCVPEENSLYLNVSGENVEIPANDLVFYKSHELLGGPVEARFGQDFPIRFDFLDTMGGGNLSLQVHPTTQYIRDTFGVYYTQDESYYLLDAGEGATVYLGLKTGVKPEEMLSSLQECNREGKSFEATRYVNQWPARKHDHYLIPGGTVHCSGAEAMVLEISSTPSLFTFKLWDWERLGLDGLPRPINIFHGSKVIQWERQTDFVRTYLVNHTEPIASGEGWEEERTGLHENEFIETRRHWFTGKVLHNTGGGVNVLNLVEGEEAIIESPTHAFEPFVVHYAETFVIPAAVGDYTIRPYGEAEGKRCGTIKAYVRFRQ comes from the coding sequence ATGAGGAAAAGTAATTACGATAAAAGTCCTGCTATCCCTATCGAAGGTCATTTATGGAAAGGCTGGGAAAAAGTACTCGCCCAGATAAAAGAAACCTGCAATTTTGCTGATAAGAAACAGCGTCATATAGTGGTAATAGAGTGTTATCACGGAGTTCATCATCCGGAGTTACGAAACTATTTTTCCTCGTTGAATCCATCTTTGTGGATAGATACTTGTGCTCTTTTTAAATCGGCTGCCGAAATAGAACGAATGACTTATCCTTTTCTTACGGAAGACCGTTTGTTCGGACGGCGAGCTTTTTTTACTTATTCCGATTATTTTAATCAGGATAAAGTCAAGGAATGCCGGAGACAGCTTGCGTCTTGTTCGGGCTTAACAATAATTTATGGTCATGGAGCTGCCGAAATTGCAGATACCTATGATACGTTGATCTATGTAAATATGGCACGATGGGAAATTCAACAACGTTTCCGCCGTAAAGAAATCAATGGAATCGGGGTGGAAAATAAAGAGGAGGCTCCGTCTTACCATTATAAACGGGGGTACTTCGTTGATTGGAATATGTGTGATGCTTTAAAGAAACGTTTAATTCCCGTAGCAGATTATTTATTAGATACACATATCCCCGGACAACCTAAACTGATTACCGGCGAGACGTGGCGTGCAGCCTTAGAGAAAGCGGCTCACAGCCCTTTCCGGCTGGTTCCTTTTTTTGACCCGGCTCCTTGGGGAGGACAATGGATGAAAGAAATTTGTGACCTGGACCCGAACGAATCTAATTTTGGATGGTGTTTTGACTGTGTTCCGGAAGAGAATAGCTTGTATTTAAATGTGTCAGGTGAAAATGTAGAAATCCCTGCCAACGATTTAGTATTTTATAAGTCTCATGAACTACTAGGAGGACCGGTAGAAGCCCGTTTTGGCCAGGATTTTCCTATTCGTTTCGATTTCCTCGATACGATGGGGGGAGGAAATCTTAGTTTACAGGTGCATCCTACTACGCAATATATTCGTGATACGTTCGGAGTGTACTATACACAGGATGAAAGTTATTATTTATTGGATGCCGGAGAAGGAGCTACCGTCTATTTAGGGCTTAAAACCGGCGTTAAACCGGAAGAGATGCTTTCATCTTTGCAGGAATGTAACCGTGAAGGCAAATCTTTTGAAGCAACCCGTTATGTCAACCAATGGCCGGCCCGAAAGCATGATCATTACCTGATTCCCGGAGGAACCGTGCATTGCTCCGGAGCGGAAGCCATGGTGTTGGAGATCAGCTCTACTCCCAGTCTTTTTACTTTTAAGCTTTGGGATTGGGAAAGATTAGGCTTAGACGGATTGCCCCGTCCTATCAACATTTTTCATGGTTCGAAGGTGATCCAATGGGAGCGCCAGACCGATTTTGTACGTACCTATTTGGTAAACCATACGGAACCTATAGCTTCCGGCGAAGGTTGGGAGGAAGAACGTACCGGGCTCCATGAAAACGAGTTTATAGAAACACGTCGCCACTGGTTTACCGGAAAAGTATTGCATAATACCGGAGGCGGAGTGAATGTGTTGAATTTGGTAGAAGGGGAAGAAGCCATTATAGAAAGTCCTACCCATGCATTCGAGCCTTTTGTGGTACATTATGCCGAAACTTTTGTTATTCCGGCAGCCGTAGGCGATTATACGATTCGTCCTTATGGAGAAGCAGAAGGTAAACGTTGCGGGACAATTAAAGCGTATGTTCGTTTCCGACAATAA